The Vibrio diazotrophicus DNA window CGGCAGTTTTCATTTAACCTCTGAACATCATAATCAGCCACTGTTGCTACTTTCTGCGGGAAGCGGCGTGACGCCTATGCTGTCTATGCTGCGTTATCTGGCGGATAACCAGCAGATGCGAGATGTGGTGTTCTATCATCAATGTCGTTCTGTTGAAGACATTCCATGTCGCGAAGAGCTGGAGCAACTAGAACTTGCTCATCCTGAACTGAAGGTGTTTATTTCTCTCTCCCAACCACCTGTTGACTGGTTTGGTTTGAAAGGACGTTTATCTCTGTCACACCTCAAACAGGTGAAAGATGTTGCTTCACGCCAAGTGTTTGTATGTGGCCCTGATGGGTTTATGCAAAAAGCCAAGAACTTGCTGCTTAAGCTGGGTGTGGCTGAAAATGCTTACCACCAAGAAGCCTTTGGCGTAGCGCAGCAAACCGTCAGAGAATTTAAAACTTTACAGTTAAGTGTTAACGGCACCCTGTTTGAAGGAAATAACCAAAGCACCCTGTTAGAGCAAGCTGAAGCCGCGGGCGTTCCTATTGCAAACAGTTGTCGCGCCGGATTCTGCGGTGCCTGTAAAGTGAAGGTTGAATCGGGCAAAGTTCATCAGCCAGATGTTCCGGCATTGCAAGAGCACGAACGTAATATGGGAATGGCTTTAGCGTGTTGCTGTGTACCAGAAACGGATATTGAAGTGGTCAACTAGGCGCTTTTCTTCGCCTTATAGAAAAACAGCCAACTATTATTAGCTGGCTGTTTTTTTATCTTCTTTTAAAGAGATTTGCCAAGCACTAACTGGCACATTTGTTCGAACTGCACGGCATTGCCTGAAAACAGTTCATCAATCACTATCTGGGTTTTTATGCCGGAAAGCTTACGCTTCATGGCTTCTCTTACGAGTAAAGCAACATGATGTTCTTTGTTGACGGTTCCCTGCTGATTTGGCTGCCAGCGAGCAAACTGTTGGCTTAAGCCATTTTCTACAAGCTTTGGCTCAAGTTTTTTGACTTCATCTTTGAGTACTTGCAACAAATGCGGGTACACTTCGTCACCTGTATTGGTCGACTGTATGCGACTAAGCAGCGCCGAACTTAATTCTGTCAGTGTGATGAATCCAGATTGATGAGGAAACTCATCTCGCAGACGAACTGAAAAATCGACTCGAGTGATGTGAGTATTTGGCAAAAAGGTGAGGGAGCATAAACATTCGATAGGGATCCAAATCGCTTGTCCTGCTTCAATGGCGTATTCTTGTTTGCCCAATTTGAATAGAGCAAGGCCATTGTTAACCTTGACTAAACTATGCTTTGTTGCGCGCTTACGCGGTGTGACTTCCAAATATGGAAATAAGCAGGTTTCAGATTGAATAGCGTAGTTCATACAAGGCCTCATAAAATTAAGGGCGCTAAGATTAACGTTTATCCACTCAAAAGCCAAATATCGAGTTGTGGATCTCTTAGCTGCGGCCTAACCGCAATGCCTATCAGTTAGGAGATAGAAGGAAAACAGACAGAAACTTATTTTTGATTTTCTGGTCTGACCTTGTAATTTATGTGCTTATGATAGCTGCGAGCTAATGCGAGTGCGCGTAGAATAAGCCAGTTTTTTATTTGATGTACGAGAATATGACTTCAACCACCGACCCGTATCAAGAGATTCGTCCCTATAACGACGAAGAAATTCCCGCAGCCATCGAACGTCTAATTAATGATGAAGAATTTATCACAGCGATTCTCGATCATCGTTTTGAGCGTCAACCTTCATGGCTAAAAACGATGATGGGCCCATTCGTAAAAGCTTACCTTAAGTTTAAGTGGGCAAAGCTGACTTCGGTTGATGCCATTCAGCTAGAAGTGAAAAAGTATTTAGAAAAAACGTTGGAGCACACCACCAAAGGTGTGACTTACAGTGGCTTGAACAAACTGGATAAGAATACTGCTTACCTGTTTGTGTCTAATCACCGTGATATCGCGATGGATCCTGCGTTGGTTAACTACGGTTTGTATGAGTCAGGGCACCGTACAGTTCGTATTGCGATTGGCGATAACTTACTGAAGAAGCCTTGTGCAACAGAACTGATGCGATTGAACAAAAGCTTTATCGTTAAGCGCTCAGCCAAAGCTCCACGTGAAATGATGAAAGCTCTGGGTACTTTGTCTGGCTATATCAAGCACTCTTTGGATACTGGGCACTCAATTTGGATTGCTCAAAAAGAAGGTCGCGCTAAAGACGGTAACGATTTTACCGATCCTGCGATCTTAAAAATGTTTAACGTCGAAGGTCGTAAACAGAAGGTTGAGTTTTCTGAGTACATTAAATCGCTAAGAATTGTGCCGGTTTCAATTTCTTATGAAAACGATCCTTGTGATATCGCCAAGGCGCGCGAGCTTTATGAAAAAGCAACGCATGGTAAATACGAAAAAGGCGAGTTTGAAGATATCGAAAGTATCATTCAGGGCATCATCGGTGACAAAGGTCGAGTTCATGTCGCATTTGGCAACGTGATCACTGAGACTTACGAAACGCCGGAAGAACTTGCACAAGAGATTGACCGTCAAATCCACGCTAACTACAAGTTATATCCAATCAACTTGTTAGCTGCTGGACGTGAAGATGCAGACATTACACCTGCGGTAAAAGCGAAATTGGAACAAAAGCTGTCACAGCTTCCACTGAACGCTCATCAGTACCTGCTTGATAGCTACGCAAACCCAGTGCGTAATCAATAGCGAATAAACAGAAACAAAAAAGAGAAGCGATTTGGCTTCTCTTTTTTGTTTCTGGCTTTGGTGCTCGGCTTAGCGTGCAACGGCTCCGCCTAAGGTTAAATTTTTCGGCCATTTTGTAATGACATTACCGCCTAGGTAGATGTTGCCTTTCACCGTCATCGTATCTGGGAATGTAACGATTTTTGATCCGCCAATATAAAGGCTGCCTTCAATCACAATTCCGTCGGGGAGTTCAGTTAATGGTGTCCTGGCAACGCTCAAATCTCCTTTAACTGTCATCGCTGCTGGCAGTTGTTCTAGCGGTGTATCGGTAAAATTAAGGAACCCGCCTACTTGAATTCGCGCAGGCCAGATTTTGATTTGTGAACCGAGAAAATTCGCATAACCACGGATCTTTGTGCCACGTTGAATGCGTTCAAGTTGGCTATTTGACGCATCTAAACTTCCCATTACGGTTAAGCCTTTTGGCAGTGATGTGATCGACGTTTTTGCGATGTTGAGATTGCCTTTAACCTCTAATCCGTCAGGTAAGCTAGTGTAAGGTTTGTTCCGCAAATCAAGGTTACCGTAATTATCCAGATGATTAAGTATGCGGTACTGGTCGAGAGGTGCAGCATTCAGAGGTAATGAGCATAAAGCCATGCATAGCGTCCAAGCAGATAAACGCCAAGTTGAAAAAGACATGTTCTTCCTAAATCTCGTAACAGTATTAACGATAGTATCGGCATGAGTGGCATTGTCTTCAATGAAGAACAAAATCACAGGGGGAAGATCACAAAAGCGAGCTGGGTGCTCGCTTTTGAAGGGAGATTATCGCATCAGCGAACGCGATTTAAGTTCGAAGATGAGCTTCTCTGCGCTCACTTCAAATTTGAAACGTGCATTCAACTCAGTTGTGCTCTCATCGATAGGTGTTGATTCGAATTCCACCGCTGCACACACTTCTTTTGCCAGAGCAATATACTTGTCTAATTCGCTTTTTAGTTGGTCTTGATTAGGTGCGAAAATAGTCACTTCTGCAACTTCATCACCCTCCTTGATAAAAAAGCCCATTTCAGCAGAACAACCACAAGCTTCACAAACTTGGTTTACTTCACAGCTTTCGTTACTCATCTCAAAATCCTCTTACAAAATTTAAGGACATTCTAACCCTGTATTAGTAGGTGTTCCAGATAAATGATAATGCAAAAATGTATGAACACGGGTTGATATTGTTGACGCAGGTAACAGAAATAGGAGTGTGATAATAGTCGAAAATTAGGCGTTACGGTGACGTTTTTTTGTCATTACACCGTTTGATGCATTGTCATACCTTACTGTTTGTAAGATTATTCTTACATGGAGATAAGGGCGTGAATGGACTTTTCCCATATTGAAATGAATTTTTAAAGGATATTTTATTCATTCAATTTGAATGAAAAGATATTTTCTTACAAAGATGAGTTGGCTGTTGAACTATTTCAGCGGCATTTGATTCATTTTATTTTTTGATGAGTTTGTATACAAAGAGCTATTAATATGCCGAAGCGTAGTAAAGAAGATACAGAAGTGACCATTCAAACAATCATGAATGCTGTTGTCGACCAACTGTTAAGATTAGGCTATGACAAAATGTCATACACCACATTAAGTCAACAAACGGGTGTATCCAGAACAGGCATCAGCCACCATTTCCCGAAAAAAACAGACTTTGTTCTTGCGCTTGATGGCCAAATTTTTAATTTGTTTGTAGCACATTTGGATTTAGACCATGGCGTTGAGTCTTTCTCAAGCTCATGGATTAAGGCGCTAGATAATTCAGAGTTTTTAGCTATTTTGCGTTTGTTTTTCCACCATATTGTGGCTGCAGATAAAGCCGAAGAGTTTTCCTACAGAGGTGTAGGGCGTTTATACAAACTGGCTCGCGAAAAGTTAGGCGAAGGCAGTGATAAACAGGTTGAGTGGCTGATTGGTAAATCACTTATTGAAATGAGTAAGTAATTACTTAGAGACCAGTAAGAGTTACAGATTTTTAAGGGTTTGCATTCGCAAACCCTTTTTCATGCGCCTAAGGTTCAGATGGGCTAACCAATATGGTGCATTGTGAGTGCATCTATCCCTGAATTAGTGCGTGCTAATGTATAGGGTTGGAAAGTTGAAAGTGATATTAACTACTTGATTTTTATTCGTATAGTTAACCTGTTTGAGTTCTTGCTAAAATACAGAACAACGTACTTTTTTCTTGTTTTTGGAACGCCTATTGCACATTAGTGCACATAACAATACAAAAATAAGGAAATTTTATGCATTTAACGCCTGAGGAAAAAAGGTGGCTGCCGTGGTTTGGCAAGACAGGTAAACTTGCCATGCGTAAGGCCTGTTGGTTTAACCGCAAACGTAAAGCTTCTCTAGAACAAACTTTTGAAAACATTGCGAACACCCGAGTCAAAATTCTCACGACTTGGGCTGAAAACCAATGGTCATTCCTGCATGATGCGTCGTTATATTTATCGACTAAGTCTCCCCATGAATATCGGGAAACCTTAAACCGATTATTAAACCGTAGCGCTGACTTATCTGAGCTGTTTATTGTCTCTGCACAAGGAGAGATCCTTGAATCCACTTTTCCATCACAGAAAAACAAGAAGGTCGTCTCAACCCAAGCTTTGAATGAGGGTTTAGCTCAGCCATTTTTGCATGGTCCTTACCGCGATTCGGTGACGCTCGCTATTGGTCCATCAAGCTCTCATTTTCATGATGAAGTGACCTTAATGTTCTATCAACCGATCGAATTAGCTGGCGGTACCAAAGGGTGTTTGTGTGGGCGAACCCCTAATGATGTTATCGGTGACCTGATTCAACGTGAAGCTGGGCATATTTATAGTGAGTCGGGCGACAACTACCTGTTTATGGTCAAATCTCATTTTGACCCCTCTATTCAACAAGGCGTTGCGCTTTCACGCTCTCGCTTTGAGGATAACCATTTTTCCCATGGTGAGAACTTGAAAGATGGCGTAAATACCAAATGGGGTGTGGTAAAAGTAAGTCACCATACCGAATTTGAAATTGTGTTTAATGATCCTGCAACCAACAAGCTTCATCCGGGGGTAAGAGAAACCATTAACAATGGTCACAACTTATATATCGATTACCCGGGTTATTCTGATTATCGCCATATTCCAGTGATTGGTAAGGGCGTGACGTTTACTATGCCTGGGTCGAAAGACCGTTGGGGGATGATGTGCGAATCGGATTTAGAAGAAGTCTATCGTCATCGTTCGGTAGCACAAAAACTCAACCAACAATTCGCGCTTAGTGTGTTTGGTCCGTTAGTGATTCCTTTTGTTCTTCACCTGTTTTACCCACTAGAAAACGTTCAGCTGATGTCTATTTCGGTACTGCTCGGATTAATGGCAATTGGTTTGTTCCACATTTTCAGTGCTAAGCCTATGGCAAATAATCTAGAGACAATGACACAGGTGATGCAGGTACTGGCAGAAGGGGATGGCAACTTAACCCGCCGCTTAGATGCGAGCAAATTTAAGTCTGATGAAACGGGTGATCTGGGGCGCTGGACCAACAGTTTTATTGATAGCCTTGAAGGGATTATTCAAGAGCTGGTATTCGCCAGTAAAGAGGTGAAAAACGTGTCGGAATCTATGTTCCGCCGCAGTCAGTTGCTGCTTACCAGCAGTGATATGACCGCCACATCAATTACGGATATGCTCTCTCTCGCTGGGGTACAGAGTCAGGAAATTAACAGCGCCAATGATACCGCGACTGAAATGCACGAGCTTATGCAGCAAACGGTGCATGCGGCGCAGCTTGAGTATCAAAAAGCGGCGGAAGGCGCTCAAGAAATTAAAAATATCGTTCAAGCTTCGGCACATACCGTCAATGAAGTGAATGAAGAAATGCAGAAGATTGGCAATATCGTCTCTGTTATTACGGAGATCACGGCTCAAACCAATTTACTAGCTCTGAATGCTGCGATTGAGGCCGCAAGAGCAGGAGAGCATGGCAGAGGCTTCTCTGTGGTTGCTGATGAGGTTCGAGTGTTGGCAAACAAAACCTCTCAGGCCGCGAACAGCATTGGAGAACTGATGACGGCCTTGCATACCCAATCAGAGCGAGCAGTGAGTTACATGCAAGAGGGCATTACCAACGTTGAGAACAGCACTCAGGTTGTCGATGAGTCTTCTCGCAGTGAACGCTTACAAACGTCTGTCACTGGATTGTTTACTTTGATCCAAGGCATCGCTCGTAATAGTGAAGAGCACAGACAAACTGCTGATGAAGCGCAATCTACAGTGGTGAAACTGCAAGAGGCTTCTTCACAGTTATCTCGCAGAACAACCTTAATGCAGAACTCGCTTCAGCGATTGGAGCAATTGGTTGGGCGGTTTGAAGTTCGCAAAGCGTCATAAAACAAAAGGCGGGGTATCCCGCCTTTGCTATTAAATTGGGTGTTGTGTTTTCAGCTCTTTTTGCCATGGCACCGCCAAGGCAGCAAAAATTACCAGAGCATACAACATTGACCAGCCAAGACAGATAAACACGCCAGTGCAGAGAATCAAAGCAACAACAGCCAGTGCCTTTTGATACCCTTTCAGTAGTTTGTACGCTGCCAACATGGCTAACAGGTAGACTAAGACAAAGACACCATTGGCCAGTTTGAGGAAGAATTCCAAATCCAAATTCGACAGTTGACCGACTACACACGATAGCAGCAGTATGCCGCCAATCAGCCATGTTGCATTTGCTGGAACGCCGCGCTGAGAAAGTTGAGCCAGTGCGCTGTTAGGACGATATTCTCTGGCTTGCGCCCACACCATACGCGATAAACTCTGCGTATATAGGTTGATACTGGCAAAACAAGCAAAGAAGCCGATGATGCTGATTATGATTGCCATACGAGAACCAAAGAGCTTATCACTGAGCCAAGGAATAGAGGCGCTATCAAACTCAGGGGTACCAAAAGCACCAAACTTTAAGACAATGACCGAACACGTCCAATAGGTTGCACCAGCCACGAAGCATCCGACCAGAATGGCAATCGGGAAATCACGTTGTGGGTTTTTGAATTCTTCTCCCATATGTGCGAAGGCTTCTATTCCCACGAAACACCAGAACATCACCCCTAGCGCAGCACCAATTGACCAAATGGAATCGATACTCAGTGCTGGCATAGCTAAGTCGGCGCTTCCCACGTCTCCAATCCAGAGAAAGGATGCCACCAAAGCAAAGATGCTCAATGCGATGGCCGTTTGTAGTCGGCCAGAAGATTTTGTTCCTGCTAGGTTTACGCCAATAAGAAGTGCCACAGTGAGCACTTGAGCCAGAATGGCATTATTGAACTGAGCAGGTAACAATTGCTGTAAAAAGCCCGCAGCTAAGGCGACAGCCGCGGGTACGCCTACAGGAATGACGCTTACAAATAGCCAGGCAACCGCTCGTTCTAGTCGTGCATTGTACGCTTTACGCACAAAGAACGCGGTGCCGCCAGCACTCGGGTATTGTTTCCCAAGCGCTGCGAAAGTTAAAGCAACAGGGCAAACAGCAACAAACAAGATGAGCCAAGCCCAAAGTGAAAAATGGCCCGCAATTCCGGCGGCAATGGCTGGGATCATAAACAATCCGGTACCCATTAATGTGGTCGATAGCTGACCGATACCAGAAAGCAAAGTGATCTCTTGTTTGAGTTGGTTCATGTTCTCATTCCCTGATTCTTATTATGCCGAAAGCTTACTCAAAACTGAGATGTGATGCATCTGGCAAAACGTTCTGCTTTAGCGTCAAAGTGACACTTTTTCATCGAATTTCCGCCATTTTGACGGTGAAACTCCTTTCATAAAGAGACTTCCCGTTAATTGTCAGTAGTCTAGCCATGCAATTTGTGTCAAATTAGCCATGAATCAACGGGATAAGTTGGTTACTTTTCAACGTTTTTTATTTGAGAAAAAACGTATGAGAAGCGAAAAGAATGGGAATGTACGATGGATAAATTTGACAGACAAATCATAGAGATATTGCAAGGGGATGCGAGAGCATCTGTGAGTGACATTGCCCGCGAAGTGAACCTTTCACGCTCTGCCGTTACGGCACGTATTAAGAAACTCGAACAAGATAAAGTGATTTTGGGCTATCACGCTCAAATCGCAGAGCCAGATCACACCAATAATGTCAGTGCCTATTTTGCGCTAAAATTTGATACCTCTGCGAGCCTCCACTCTTGTGAACTGTATGCTCACAAAATCTATCTGATCCCCGGTGTGAAGTGGTGCCATGCGATTAGTGGCGAAACCGATATGATGCTGTACGTTGAAGTGGAAAGCATGGCGAAGTTAAATGCGATTCGAGATGAATTGCAAAGCTACTCTCAACTGCGTCAATTGATAACACATACGGTTTTAAAAGAACTGTTTAACACGGCTAAGTAGTTTTGATGTCACAAATAAATCTCAACTTACTGCGGTCACTGAAGGTGTTGCTTGAAGAGTGTCATGTCAGTCAGGCTGCGACGAAGTTAAATATTACCCAGTCAGCTTTGAGTCGCCAGCTAAGTCAGCTGCGAGATATGTTTGCTGACCCTTTGTTAGTCAGAGATGGCAACCAGTTAGTGCCCACGCCGAAAGCTGTCAGCTTGCGAAACAAACTTGAGCATTGGTTTGTTGAACTTGATGAACTGATGATTGAAGCAGAATTTGAACCAAGCGCTTGGAAAGGTGAATTTGTTTTCGCCTCCAGTGACTATGTCGCGCAATATCTGCTACCTGAAATGGTTGAAGCCATAACGGTTAAAGCGCCTAAAGTCTCAATTAAATACTGCCTTTGGCAGCCAAGTTTACTTGGAGAAATGGCAAATTCTGAAATTCAGCTCGCTTCCACTATGTCGCCTGAACCGCCTAAGGGCGTTTCTTCGTGGCAAATTGGCGAGGATTATCCGGTTTGCGTGATGAAGCTATCTCATCCGTTGTCAGAAAAAAACATGCTGAGTGTTGAGGACATATTAAGTTTTTCACACATCAAAGTGACCGGAGGCGGCGATAAAGACACCTATATCGATCAAGCGCTGGCTGAGCTTAATCAGGTCAGGCATATCGGATTAAAAGTCCCGTTTTTTTCTGCAGCATTTCGCTCGTTATCTATGAGTGACTATTTAATGGTTGTTCCTGAACATATCGCGCGCAACATGAAAAATCATTTTGATGTGGTATTTAAACCGCTACCGGTTAAGACTCCAAAACATAAATATTGGCTTCTTTGGCACCCCAAATTTGATAACGAACCTTCCCACGTTTGGGCTAGACAGCTTGTCTACGACATTATGAATCATTCTGAGTATTCGATAGGTTATGATTCAGAATCATAACTAGGATGAGAAAAGATGATTTCAAATAATAACAAATGACGAGTACGGTTAGGGACTAACTAGGAGAGTTCGAATGACAATAACAGTTTGGTTATCACTTTTTACTATTTGTTTGTTGGGGGCCATGTCTCCCGGACCTAGCTTGGCTATGGTTGCAAAACACAGTCTTGCTGGCGGGCGTCGCAACGGTTTAGCAACGGCATGGGCTCATGCTTTCGGCATAGGTATTTATGCGTTTATTACATTGATTGGCTTGGCAGTGGTTCTTCACCAGTCGCCACTGCTGTTTAAAACCATCAGTTATGCTGGTGCTGGGTATCTGGCTTATTTGGGGTTCAACGCCATTCGTTCTAAAGGTGGTGTGGCTGCGAAGTTAGAATCTGGCGAAACGGTAAGTGCATGGCAATCTGCGCGAGAAGGTTTTTTAATTTCATTATTAAGCCCAAAGATTGCGCTGTTCTTTATCGCATTGTTCAGTCAGTTTGTTGCCGTTGGGCATGAGTTGAGTAGTAAAGCGATCATTGTCGTGACGCCGTTTGTCATTGACGGCTTGTGGTATACCTTTATTACCTTCTTGCTATCAAGCCCACTCATTCTCGACAAGCTACGTTCCAGAGCGGTGTTGATTGATCGTTTGTCAGGGATTGTTTTGCTGCTGCTTGCTGCGCGAGTTCTGCTTACGGTGTAAGTTCAGCTCCCGTTATTTTCTAGCCATAAATACTAAAGAACCCCTCAATGACGAGGGGTTCTTTGTTAATACTTCGAATGGGTGTTCACTTCTTCAAACTCACCATCGATGGTATTGCCGTAGGTCTGATTGTTCTGAGCCTGATAAAACGGACGACGATGCAGTTGATTTTGCAGTTTTTTGCCAGTGATGAGTGCTGCAATCGTCAATGGAATGACGAGCAACAAACTTAATGTCAGTGCGAAGAATCCAGTTATGAGCGTCAGTACGGTAATAAGAAATCTATTCATTGTCTGCTCCTGTTTTGATTGCCCCCATCTTAGCCCGGCACAGATGAATTAAACATGAACAAGCCATTCAGATAGATGATAAAAGCCCAATCCCATAGAGAACAAAGGATTGGGCTAGAGTTAAGGAAGTGAGGAAGGTTATTCAGCGCCTACGGTTAACTCAGCACCACTTTTTTCTGTTTTCAAATCGGTCTTACTGTCGAGCAGGAACACTCGATCTGGACTGATTTGTTGTTCTTCCACCAAATACGCTTTGATCGCTTTTGCACGCTCTGCTGCGAGATTACTCAAACTGTTTTTATCGACGTTGGTCGCTTTGACCAACTGATTGTAGAGCCCCATATGAACAACGGTCTCGATTTGTTCTTTGGTCACTTCTGCGCCTTGGGCTTTTTCAGTCAGTTGCTGTTCGACCTTATCTCTTTCTTGGCGGACATCTAACTGCAATTGTTTTTCTGCTAGTTCTTCAAGTGCATCGACTAACGGAGCCGATTCGGTAATGCGGCTGGCACTGAATGGTTCAGGAAGTGTTTCCAGCCCACTATTGGCGAGTAGGGTTTTCTGCA harbors:
- a CDS encoding 1-acyl-sn-glycerol-3-phosphate acyltransferase, whose translation is MTSTTDPYQEIRPYNDEEIPAAIERLINDEEFITAILDHRFERQPSWLKTMMGPFVKAYLKFKWAKLTSVDAIQLEVKKYLEKTLEHTTKGVTYSGLNKLDKNTAYLFVSNHRDIAMDPALVNYGLYESGHRTVRIAIGDNLLKKPCATELMRLNKSFIVKRSAKAPREMMKALGTLSGYIKHSLDTGHSIWIAQKEGRAKDGNDFTDPAILKMFNVEGRKQKVEFSEYIKSLRIVPVSISYENDPCDIAKARELYEKATHGKYEKGEFEDIESIIQGIIGDKGRVHVAFGNVITETYETPEELAQEIDRQIHANYKLYPINLLAAGREDADITPAVKAKLEQKLSQLPLNAHQYLLDSYANPVRNQ
- a CDS encoding YfcZ/YiiS family protein — protein: MSNESCEVNQVCEACGCSAEMGFFIKEGDEVAEVTIFAPNQDQLKSELDKYIALAKEVCAAVEFESTPIDESTTELNARFKFEVSAEKLIFELKSRSLMR
- a CDS encoding TetR family transcriptional regulator — translated: MPKRSKEDTEVTIQTIMNAVVDQLLRLGYDKMSYTTLSQQTGVSRTGISHHFPKKTDFVLALDGQIFNLFVAHLDLDHGVESFSSSWIKALDNSEFLAILRLFFHHIVAADKAEEFSYRGVGRLYKLAREKLGEGSDKQVEWLIGKSLIEMSK
- a CDS encoding methyl-accepting chemotaxis protein — its product is MHLTPEEKRWLPWFGKTGKLAMRKACWFNRKRKASLEQTFENIANTRVKILTTWAENQWSFLHDASLYLSTKSPHEYRETLNRLLNRSADLSELFIVSAQGEILESTFPSQKNKKVVSTQALNEGLAQPFLHGPYRDSVTLAIGPSSSHFHDEVTLMFYQPIELAGGTKGCLCGRTPNDVIGDLIQREAGHIYSESGDNYLFMVKSHFDPSIQQGVALSRSRFEDNHFSHGENLKDGVNTKWGVVKVSHHTEFEIVFNDPATNKLHPGVRETINNGHNLYIDYPGYSDYRHIPVIGKGVTFTMPGSKDRWGMMCESDLEEVYRHRSVAQKLNQQFALSVFGPLVIPFVLHLFYPLENVQLMSISVLLGLMAIGLFHIFSAKPMANNLETMTQVMQVLAEGDGNLTRRLDASKFKSDETGDLGRWTNSFIDSLEGIIQELVFASKEVKNVSESMFRRSQLLLTSSDMTATSITDMLSLAGVQSQEINSANDTATEMHELMQQTVHAAQLEYQKAAEGAQEIKNIVQASAHTVNEVNEEMQKIGNIVSVITEITAQTNLLALNAAIEAARAGEHGRGFSVVADEVRVLANKTSQAANSIGELMTALHTQSERAVSYMQEGITNVENSTQVVDESSRSERLQTSVTGLFTLIQGIARNSEEHRQTADEAQSTVVKLQEASSQLSRRTTLMQNSLQRLEQLVGRFEVRKAS
- the yjeH gene encoding L-methionine/branched-chain amino acid transporter, coding for MNQLKQEITLLSGIGQLSTTLMGTGLFMIPAIAAGIAGHFSLWAWLILFVAVCPVALTFAALGKQYPSAGGTAFFVRKAYNARLERAVAWLFVSVIPVGVPAAVALAAGFLQQLLPAQFNNAILAQVLTVALLIGVNLAGTKSSGRLQTAIALSIFALVASFLWIGDVGSADLAMPALSIDSIWSIGAALGVMFWCFVGIEAFAHMGEEFKNPQRDFPIAILVGCFVAGATYWTCSVIVLKFGAFGTPEFDSASIPWLSDKLFGSRMAIIISIIGFFACFASINLYTQSLSRMVWAQAREYRPNSALAQLSQRGVPANATWLIGGILLLSCVVGQLSNLDLEFFLKLANGVFVLVYLLAMLAAYKLLKGYQKALAVVALILCTGVFICLGWSMLYALVIFAALAVPWQKELKTQHPI
- a CDS encoding Lrp/AsnC family transcriptional regulator gives rise to the protein MDKFDRQIIEILQGDARASVSDIAREVNLSRSAVTARIKKLEQDKVILGYHAQIAEPDHTNNVSAYFALKFDTSASLHSCELYAHKIYLIPGVKWCHAISGETDMMLYVEVESMAKLNAIRDELQSYSQLRQLITHTVLKELFNTAK
- a CDS encoding LysR family transcriptional regulator, whose product is MMSQINLNLLRSLKVLLEECHVSQAATKLNITQSALSRQLSQLRDMFADPLLVRDGNQLVPTPKAVSLRNKLEHWFVELDELMIEAEFEPSAWKGEFVFASSDYVAQYLLPEMVEAITVKAPKVSIKYCLWQPSLLGEMANSEIQLASTMSPEPPKGVSSWQIGEDYPVCVMKLSHPLSEKNMLSVEDILSFSHIKVTGGGDKDTYIDQALAELNQVRHIGLKVPFFSAAFRSLSMSDYLMVVPEHIARNMKNHFDVVFKPLPVKTPKHKYWLLWHPKFDNEPSHVWARQLVYDIMNHSEYSIGYDSES
- a CDS encoding LysE family translocator, which codes for MTITVWLSLFTICLLGAMSPGPSLAMVAKHSLAGGRRNGLATAWAHAFGIGIYAFITLIGLAVVLHQSPLLFKTISYAGAGYLAYLGFNAIRSKGGVAAKLESGETVSAWQSAREGFLISLLSPKIALFFIALFSQFVAVGHELSSKAIIVVTPFVIDGLWYTFITFLLSSPLILDKLRSRAVLIDRLSGIVLLLLAARVLLTV